In Actinomycetota bacterium, the genomic window GCGCTCGGGGCGATGGCGGAGGCCGCGCGGCGGACCGGGGCGACCGAGGTCCGCGTGGCCGGCTCGGACGCCGAGGCGGAGGAGCTGTGGCGAGCGCGCCGGTCGATCTCCGCGGCCCTCGGGCGGGTGGCCCGCAAGAAGCTGGGCGAGGACGTCGTGGTGCCCCGGAGCCGCATCCCCGAGATGGTTCGCGCGGTGGGGCGCATCGCGTCGGAGCACGGCCTGCGCATCCCGCTGTTCGGCCACGCCGGCGACGGGAACCTCCATCCGAACATCCTGTTCGACCCCGATCGGACCGGAGAGCTCATTCGGGTCCAGGAAGCGGCCATCGCCATCTTCGAGGAGGCCACCCGGCTGGGCGGGGCGCTGTCCGGAGAGCACGGCGTGGGGACGCTCAAACGGGCCTTCCTGGAGCGGAACCTCGGGGTGGCCGCCGTGGACACGATGCGCAAGATCAAGGACGCCCTCGACCCGCAGGGGATCCTGAACCCGGGCAAGCTCTTCCCGGACCGCGCCGAGACCGGGTGGGAGTCCTTTCTGGAGATGCTGCCGGCCCTGTCCGGCTCCACCCCGGGTTGAGGGCAGCCCGGGTTCCCGGCGCCGGTCGTGGCACCATGGCTCCCGACATGAGCATCAGGCCGGTGGCACGGTGGGCGCCCGCCACGGTGGCGCGGTGGGTGCTCGTCTCGATCGCGGCGCTCTCGCTGGCGTCGTGCTCGCACGGGCGGTCGGTGGCGGGGACGTATGTGGCCAGGGCCGGAGGCCTCGAGATCGCGCTGACGCTGAACGACGACGGGACATGGACGGGCCTGGTCGGCACCGGCCAGGGCGGGGGGACCTACACCGTGGAGGGGGACACCGTGGTACTCCAGCAGACCGGGAGCACGGAGGTCCAGCGGGCGACCATCGAGGGGGATCGGCTGATCCTTCGCCACGGTGCGGTCAGCCTGACCTTCGTCAGGCGGTCACCCGAGCCCGCGACGCCCACGGCCGGAACCAGCTCGAGCGGAACCGGCTCGACCGGAGCCGGCTCGACCGGAGCGGGCTCGACCGGAGCGGGCTGACCCCTCCTATTCGGACAGTAGGTCCGACAGGTCGCGGAGCAGCAGATCCGGCGGCGGGTCGATCCGACCGGGGTCGCCGGTCACGCCGGTGAGCACGAGGGCCCCCGCCCATCCCATCCGCCGGGCGGATTCGAGGTCGCTGGCCGGCCGGTCTCCCACCATCAGCGTGCTGCCATCCGAGCCGCCGACCGCGGCCTGGGCCTCCTCGAGCATGGGCCGTTCGGGCTTCCCCGCGAAGACGGGCTCGGCGCCGCCCGACGCCGCCTGCACCGCCGCCACGATGGCGCCTCCGCCCGGCCAGAACCCGTCCTCCACCGGAAAGGTCGGGTCGGGGTTGGTCGCTGCGAAGAACGCGCCCCGCGCGATGGCCCGGGAGGCCGCCCGGAGCCGTCCGTACGTGAACTCCTCGTCGCGTGTGACCACGACCACCTCGGCGTGCTCGCCCTCGTCCTCGGACAGGAACTCCATGCCGAGCGGCTCCAGCTCCTCCCGGAGGCCATCGCCTCCCACCACGAAGCA contains:
- a CDS encoding HAD-IIA family hydrolase, whose amino-acid sequence is MSAPIERYDRFVFDLDGTIWRGTTLLPHAAEVLAEIRRRGAPVAFLTNNGSRSGREVAETLRRMGIEAEPRHIVTSGRAARRLLEDRGLGGRSCFVVGGDGLREELEPLGMEFLSEDEGEHAEVVVVTRDEEFTYGRLRAASRAIARGAFFAATNPDPTFPVEDGFWPGGGAIVAAVQAASGGAEPVFAGKPERPMLEEAQAAVGGSDGSTLMVGDRPASDLESARRMGWAGALVLTGVTGDPGRIDPPPDLLLRDLSDLLSE